In Drosophila yakuba strain Tai18E2 chromosome 2R, Prin_Dyak_Tai18E2_2.1, whole genome shotgun sequence, a single genomic region encodes these proteins:
- the LOC6529345 gene encoding uncharacterized protein LOC6529345 isoform X2, which produces MALNKRKSPYSDEISGAEVDYKLSCRCCLKTNVEYLKLDSVAVARSLDPADASEKIPLLRCLLFCVSAENTPELPQNICIECSKSLQIAYYFLQNALRAHEILCRKLCPKVSRRLNGTLAQESAPAEPGSERTQLLKTMRHECQVCGEVVYNRLELKQHIRQHAEGLSYNCKLCSFTSLKQRVLFEHYVTMHNMPLSQAEEHVKSKHYPTPKEEELKAVCTLEDMELLIPTVLRPEDYVQPQPHIDNEQLQDIEQQLAVSMGEPAPAVDTLTSTLPPMDTPNVSIGTEYLVLPDGSLQQVNGSGVVIEYIDDSKPNNSANVNISLQNLLSSQNEPMDIDVNELIVEDMMPQIKIKAKPAASGTSIYKHKCKLCPKAFSTVARLKSHQLTHSNLPKFYCDQCNFYSLRSADLVQHYKMVHHRFDENGKFGKDQAQVTESRVYSCDMCLFETSTVSQLRMHYKERHTVQPTEVQLRPSWTGEPAANPAPTTPRGVAAKQQTPATISNHIDIPLGIKYPSAVVETQAPVQQPVHQPMLNPVKQIEPVATTSTTITESGDINVVVDATPLFYAATSNSLIVTNPAPVTTVVESTGEAGNHAFGIFPEISEGNLPVNEAVQQTPANISGNSMFGDMQDFIDNTDVAAICTIPADDMPVVDGDDIVIDNNNISLDFDAENLFEDFEEEEDAVGEEEDDVENDDENDNNDAATDQNLLLTSDDDDVDDFDDEQSKHLQKPYCIYCNKKFTSQYKFENHMFIHRGLAPYRCELCTNLYNMKRLLIRHYKTVHKRMPTRDMVQAKGDKVSVARTNIENLYPGRIKKPMLMCAKCPFECESDSEMRKHLNAHHGINEGVSEHANEVFIIRKLPFECPRCIRSFAAKTTLSRHLQRSHLVDTIIEMQVPQSEEATTTTMATSSLTLSGPENPVIEDSQHNEMMQTDVGAEKMTTAALGNGDGNVAGKDDGSGEHAEPAVLEEELDPVTLDAATAVTTTAIAAAISAAAAAEANSSESPVTNTASSSTTLFPTPTPFDFEYDIMRDEAQQSSPNIHDVSKAFSDNASSSSPINESDKLLSTTALETSPAKGLRSNTRLHRSSIYVCKLCSQTFDELGKLVKHEMELHSSTERSRWGYQHKCAICNTSYRTLTLLKFHMKRHSNRKSQCKLCPKTFVTIAELERHTKAKHSKDKTLRCSLDGCRKTFAFKHHLVRHQNASHLSTRYICPVCNKEEQSSVHLKNHMSVHKGEITYKCPKCDRSYLRRGRLASHVVLIHNLHLTTEELDKISSQAKRQAEPNDLKDTMPRAHLGRRKDVGCAREENGEPTGADDNSK; this is translated from the exons ATGGCGCTGAACAAGAGGAAGAGCCCGTACTCGGACGAAATTTCGGGCGCCGAAGTGGACTACAAGTTGTCATGTCGCTGCTGCTTGAAGACGAATGTGGAGTATCTCAAACTGGACTCGGTGGCGGTTGCGCGCAGTCTGGACCCGGCGGACGCTTCTGAGAAGATCCCGCTGCTCCGTTGCCTGCTCTTCTGCGTGAGCGCCGAGAATACGCCGGAGCTGCCGCAAAACATCTGCATCGAGTGCAGCAAAAGCCTGCAGATTGCTTACTACTTCCTTCAGAATGCCCTGCGTGCTCACGAGATCCTGTGCCGGAAGCTGTGTCCCAAGGTCTCAAGGAGACTGAATGGCACTTTGGCTCAAGAGTCAGCGCCTGCAGAG CCGGGGTCCGAGAGGACACAGCTCCTGAAAACAATGCGGCACGAGTGCCAGGTCTGCGGAGAAGTGGTTTACAATCGCCTGGAGCTCAAACAACACATTCGTCAGCATGCAG AGGGTCTGTCGTACAACTGCAAGCTGTGCAGTTTCACATCGTTGAAGCAACGAGTTTTGTTCGAGCACTATGTTACCATGCATAACATGCCCCTTAGCCAGGCAGAGGAGCACGTTAAATCAAAGCATTACCCAACGCCAAAAGAAGAAGAGCTCAAGGCGGTTTGTACGCTTGAGGACATGGAGTTGCTGATACCCACCGTACTAAGGCCGGAAGACTACGTTCAGCCGCAGCCTCATATAGATAACGAGCAACTGCAAGACATCGAGCAGCAGCTGGCCGTCAGCATGGGTGAACCCGCACCGGCAGTGGACACCCTGACCTCCACCCTTCCGCCCATGGATACGCCCAATGTTAGCATCGGCACTGAGTACCTCGTTCTACCCGATGGTTCGCTGCAACAGGTTAACGGAAGCG GCGTGGTCATCGAGTATATTGACGATAGCAAACCGAATAATTCGGCCAACGTCAATATAAGCCTACAAAATCTGCTGTCCAGCCAAAATGAACCAATGGACATCGATGTCAACGAATTAATCGTGGAGGATATGATGCCGCAGATAAAAA TCAAGGCAAAACCAGCCGCCAGCGGAACATCCATTTACAAGCACAAGTGCAAATTGTGTCCCAAAGCATTTTCCACTGTAGCGCGTCTAAAATCTCATCAGTTGACTCACAGCA ATCTGCCCAAATTTTACTGCGACCAATGCAATTTTTACTCACTGCGCAGCGCCGATCTTGTACAGCATTACAAGATGGTCCACCATCGGTTTGATGAAAATGGCAAGTTCGGAAAGGATCAGGCGCAAGTTACAGAGTCCCGCGTCTACTCGTGCGACATGTGTCTGTTTGAAACGTCCACCGTTAGCCAGTTGCGAATGCACTACAAGGAGCGGCACACGGTGCAACCCACGGAGGTGCAGCTGCGTCCAAGTTGGACGGGCGAGCCGGCAGCCAACCCTGCCCCAACAACACCGAGAGGCGTTGCCGCCAAGCAGCAGACTCCAGCTACGATATCAAATCACATCGACATCCCGTTGGGCATTAAAT ATCCCTCTGCTGTTGTGGAAACGCAAGCGCCAGTGCAGCAACCGGTACATCAACCAATGCTCAACCCAGTGAAGCAAATAGAGCCGGTGGCCACAACATCGACGACCATCACTGAATCGGGCGACATCAACGTAGTGGTAGATGCGACGCCGCTCTTCTATGCAGCAACCTCCAATTCCCTGATTGTGACGAACCCGGCGCCAGTGACAACGGTGGTGGAATCCACCGGAGAAGCCGGCAACCATGCATTTGGAATCTTTCCCGAAATCTCAGAGGGCAATTTGCCGGTAAACGAAGCCGTACAGCAGACACCAGCAAACATATCTGGCAATTCGATGTTTGGCGACATGCAGGACTTCATTGACAACACCGATGTGGCTGCCATATGCACAATTCCTGCGGATGATATGCCCGTTGTGGATGGTGATGACATCGTGATTGATAATAACAATATCAGTCTGGACTTTGATGCCGAGAATTTGTTCGAGGACTTCGAGGAGGAAGAGGACGCAGTGGGCGAGGAAGAAGACGACGTCGAGAACGATGACGAGAATGACAACAATGATGCTGCCACGGATCAAAATCTGCTGCTGACCAGCGACGATGATGATGTGGACGACTTTGATGACGAGCAGTCGAAGCATCTGCAGAAGCCCTACTGCATTTACTGCAATAAGAAGTTTACCAGCCAGTATAAATTCGAGAACCACATGTTTATTCACCGAG GCCTGGCCCCCTATCGCTGCGAGTTGTGCACCAACCTTTACAACATGAAGCGACTGCTGATCAGACACTACAAAACTGTGCACAAGAGAATGCCCACGAGGGACATGGTCCAGGCGAAGGGTGATAAGGTTTCCGTTGCCCGCACCAACATCGAAAATCTGTATCCTGGCAGGATAAAGA AACCAATGCTCATGTGCGCCAAGTGTCCGTTCGAGTGCGAATCAGATTCAGAGATGCGCAAGCATCTGAATGCCCACCATGGGATTAATGAAGGAG taTCCGAGCATGCAAACGAAGTGTTTATCATTCGCA AATTACCATTTGAATGCCCGCGCTGCATTCGGTCATTTGCTGCTAAGACCACCCTTAGTCGACACCTGCAGCGCAGTCATTTGGTGGACACAATTATAGAGATGCAAGTGCCGCAAAGCGAGGAAGCCACCACGACGACCATGGCCACATCATCGTTAACTTTATCTGGGCCAGAAAACCCGGTCATAGAGGATAGCCAGCATAATGAGATGATGCAGACGGATGTTGGGGCTGAGAAGATGACGACGGCTGCTTTaggcaatggcgatggcaatg TAGCCGGCAAAGATGATGGATCAGGAGAACACGCGGAACCGGCGGTGCTAGAGGAAGAACTGGATCCCGTAACATTGGACGCAGCCACCGCGGTGACTacaacagcaatagcagcagcaatatcagcggcagctgcagcggaaGCGAATTCGTCAGAGTCACCCGTTACAAACACAGCTTCATCGTCAACTACTCTCTTTCCGACGCCCACACCGTTTGATTTTGAATACGACATAATGAGAGACGAAGCCCAGCAATCGTCGCCAAATATCCATGACGTCTCCAAAGCCTTTAGCGACAATGCCTCATCCAGCAGCCCAATTAATGAAAGCGACAAACTGCTGTCCACCACTGCCCTGGAAACTTCGCCAGCAAAGGGTTTACGCTCCAACACCCGTCTGCATCGCTCATCCATTTACGTGTGTAAGCTCTGTAGCCAAACATTTGACGAGCTGGGCAAGCTGGTCAAGCATGAAATGGAGCTACACTCCAGCACGGAACGATCTCGGTGGGGCTATCAGCACAAGTGTGCCATCTGCAATACATCGTATCGCACGCTCACGTTGCTCAAGTTCCACATGAAGCGACACAGCAATCGGAAATCACAGTGCAAGCTGTGTCCCAAAACCTTTGTAACAATCGCAGAGCTCGAGCGGCACACGAAGGCCAAGCACAGCAAGGATAAGACGCTTCGGTGCTCTTTGGATGGCTGCCGGAAGACTTTTGCCTTCAAACACCATTTGGTACGCCATCAAAATGCCTCACATTTGAGCACACGGTACATATGTCCCGTTTGCAATAAGGAGGAGCAGTCCAGTGTGCATTTGAAGAATCATATGAGCGTGCACAAAGGTGAGATAACCTACAAGTGCCCCAAGTGCGATCGCTCCTATTTGCGGCGTGGCAG ACTCGCAAGCCATGTTGTCCTAATCCATAACTTGCATCTCACCACCGAAGAGTTGGATAAAATCTCATCCCAGGCTAAGCGCCAGGCCGAACCTAACGATCTTAAAGACACGATGCCCCGGGCGCACCTGGGCCGTCGAAAGGATGTGGGTTGTGCAAGAGAAGAAAATGGGGAGCCCACAGGAGCTGATGATAATTCCAAGTAG
- the LOC6529345 gene encoding zinc finger protein 160 isoform X4, protein MLNPVKQIEPVATTSTTITESGDINVVVDATPLFYAATSNSLIVTNPAPVTTVVESTGEAGNHAFGIFPEISEGNLPVNEAVQQTPANISGNSMFGDMQDFIDNTDVAAICTIPADDMPVVDGDDIVIDNNNISLDFDAENLFEDFEEEEDAVGEEEDDVENDDENDNNDAATDQNLLLTSDDDDVDDFDDEQSKHLQKPYCIYCNKKFTSQYKFENHMFIHRGLAPYRCELCTNLYNMKRLLIRHYKTVHKRMPTRDMVQAKGDKVSVARTNIENLYPGRIKKPMLMCAKCPFECESDSEMRKHLNAHHGINEGVSEHANEVFIIRKLPFECPRCIRSFAAKTTLSRHLQRSHLVDTIIEMQVPQSEEATTTTMATSSLTLSGPENPVIEDSQHNEMMQTDVGAEKMTTAALGNGDGNEVAGKDDGSGEHAEPAVLEEELDPVTLDAATAVTTTAIAAAISAAAAAEANSSESPVTNTASSSTTLFPTPTPFDFEYDIMRDEAQQSSPNIHDVSKAFSDNASSSSPINESDKLLSTTALETSPAKGLRSNTRLHRSSIYVCKLCSQTFDELGKLVKHEMELHSSTERSRWGYQHKCAICNTSYRTLTLLKFHMKRHSNRKSQCKLCPKTFVTIAELERHTKAKHSKDKTLRCSLDGCRKTFAFKHHLVRHQNASHLSTRYICPVCNKEEQSSVHLKNHMSVHKGEITYKCPKCDRSYLRRGRLASHVVLIHNLHLTTEELDKISSQAKRQAEPNDLKDTMPRAHLGRRKDVGCAREENGEPTGADDNSK, encoded by the exons ATGCTCAACCCAGTGAAGCAAATAGAGCCGGTGGCCACAACATCGACGACCATCACTGAATCGGGCGACATCAACGTAGTGGTAGATGCGACGCCGCTCTTCTATGCAGCAACCTCCAATTCCCTGATTGTGACGAACCCGGCGCCAGTGACAACGGTGGTGGAATCCACCGGAGAAGCCGGCAACCATGCATTTGGAATCTTTCCCGAAATCTCAGAGGGCAATTTGCCGGTAAACGAAGCCGTACAGCAGACACCAGCAAACATATCTGGCAATTCGATGTTTGGCGACATGCAGGACTTCATTGACAACACCGATGTGGCTGCCATATGCACAATTCCTGCGGATGATATGCCCGTTGTGGATGGTGATGACATCGTGATTGATAATAACAATATCAGTCTGGACTTTGATGCCGAGAATTTGTTCGAGGACTTCGAGGAGGAAGAGGACGCAGTGGGCGAGGAAGAAGACGACGTCGAGAACGATGACGAGAATGACAACAATGATGCTGCCACGGATCAAAATCTGCTGCTGACCAGCGACGATGATGATGTGGACGACTTTGATGACGAGCAGTCGAAGCATCTGCAGAAGCCCTACTGCATTTACTGCAATAAGAAGTTTACCAGCCAGTATAAATTCGAGAACCACATGTTTATTCACCGAG GCCTGGCCCCCTATCGCTGCGAGTTGTGCACCAACCTTTACAACATGAAGCGACTGCTGATCAGACACTACAAAACTGTGCACAAGAGAATGCCCACGAGGGACATGGTCCAGGCGAAGGGTGATAAGGTTTCCGTTGCCCGCACCAACATCGAAAATCTGTATCCTGGCAGGATAAAGA AACCAATGCTCATGTGCGCCAAGTGTCCGTTCGAGTGCGAATCAGATTCAGAGATGCGCAAGCATCTGAATGCCCACCATGGGATTAATGAAGGAG taTCCGAGCATGCAAACGAAGTGTTTATCATTCGCA AATTACCATTTGAATGCCCGCGCTGCATTCGGTCATTTGCTGCTAAGACCACCCTTAGTCGACACCTGCAGCGCAGTCATTTGGTGGACACAATTATAGAGATGCAAGTGCCGCAAAGCGAGGAAGCCACCACGACGACCATGGCCACATCATCGTTAACTTTATCTGGGCCAGAAAACCCGGTCATAGAGGATAGCCAGCATAATGAGATGATGCAGACGGATGTTGGGGCTGAGAAGATGACGACGGCTGCTTTaggcaatggcgatggcaatg AAGTAGCCGGCAAAGATGATGGATCAGGAGAACACGCGGAACCGGCGGTGCTAGAGGAAGAACTGGATCCCGTAACATTGGACGCAGCCACCGCGGTGACTacaacagcaatagcagcagcaatatcagcggcagctgcagcggaaGCGAATTCGTCAGAGTCACCCGTTACAAACACAGCTTCATCGTCAACTACTCTCTTTCCGACGCCCACACCGTTTGATTTTGAATACGACATAATGAGAGACGAAGCCCAGCAATCGTCGCCAAATATCCATGACGTCTCCAAAGCCTTTAGCGACAATGCCTCATCCAGCAGCCCAATTAATGAAAGCGACAAACTGCTGTCCACCACTGCCCTGGAAACTTCGCCAGCAAAGGGTTTACGCTCCAACACCCGTCTGCATCGCTCATCCATTTACGTGTGTAAGCTCTGTAGCCAAACATTTGACGAGCTGGGCAAGCTGGTCAAGCATGAAATGGAGCTACACTCCAGCACGGAACGATCTCGGTGGGGCTATCAGCACAAGTGTGCCATCTGCAATACATCGTATCGCACGCTCACGTTGCTCAAGTTCCACATGAAGCGACACAGCAATCGGAAATCACAGTGCAAGCTGTGTCCCAAAACCTTTGTAACAATCGCAGAGCTCGAGCGGCACACGAAGGCCAAGCACAGCAAGGATAAGACGCTTCGGTGCTCTTTGGATGGCTGCCGGAAGACTTTTGCCTTCAAACACCATTTGGTACGCCATCAAAATGCCTCACATTTGAGCACACGGTACATATGTCCCGTTTGCAATAAGGAGGAGCAGTCCAGTGTGCATTTGAAGAATCATATGAGCGTGCACAAAGGTGAGATAACCTACAAGTGCCCCAAGTGCGATCGCTCCTATTTGCGGCGTGGCAG ACTCGCAAGCCATGTTGTCCTAATCCATAACTTGCATCTCACCACCGAAGAGTTGGATAAAATCTCATCCCAGGCTAAGCGCCAGGCCGAACCTAACGATCTTAAAGACACGATGCCCCGGGCGCACCTGGGCCGTCGAAAGGATGTGGGTTGTGCAAGAGAAGAAAATGGGGAGCCCACAGGAGCTGATGATAATTCCAAGTAG
- the LOC6529345 gene encoding uncharacterized protein LOC6529345 isoform X1, producing the protein MALNKRKSPYSDEISGAEVDYKLSCRCCLKTNVEYLKLDSVAVARSLDPADASEKIPLLRCLLFCVSAENTPELPQNICIECSKSLQIAYYFLQNALRAHEILCRKLCPKVSRRLNGTLAQESAPAEPGSERTQLLKTMRHECQVCGEVVYNRLELKQHIRQHAEGLSYNCKLCSFTSLKQRVLFEHYVTMHNMPLSQAEEHVKSKHYPTPKEEELKAVCTLEDMELLIPTVLRPEDYVQPQPHIDNEQLQDIEQQLAVSMGEPAPAVDTLTSTLPPMDTPNVSIGTEYLVLPDGSLQQVNGSGVVIEYIDDSKPNNSANVNISLQNLLSSQNEPMDIDVNELIVEDMMPQIKIKAKPAASGTSIYKHKCKLCPKAFSTVARLKSHQLTHSNLPKFYCDQCNFYSLRSADLVQHYKMVHHRFDENGKFGKDQAQVTESRVYSCDMCLFETSTVSQLRMHYKERHTVQPTEVQLRPSWTGEPAANPAPTTPRGVAAKQQTPATISNHIDIPLGIKYPSAVVETQAPVQQPVHQPMLNPVKQIEPVATTSTTITESGDINVVVDATPLFYAATSNSLIVTNPAPVTTVVESTGEAGNHAFGIFPEISEGNLPVNEAVQQTPANISGNSMFGDMQDFIDNTDVAAICTIPADDMPVVDGDDIVIDNNNISLDFDAENLFEDFEEEEDAVGEEEDDVENDDENDNNDAATDQNLLLTSDDDDVDDFDDEQSKHLQKPYCIYCNKKFTSQYKFENHMFIHRGLAPYRCELCTNLYNMKRLLIRHYKTVHKRMPTRDMVQAKGDKVSVARTNIENLYPGRIKKPMLMCAKCPFECESDSEMRKHLNAHHGINEGVSEHANEVFIIRKLPFECPRCIRSFAAKTTLSRHLQRSHLVDTIIEMQVPQSEEATTTTMATSSLTLSGPENPVIEDSQHNEMMQTDVGAEKMTTAALGNGDGNEVAGKDDGSGEHAEPAVLEEELDPVTLDAATAVTTTAIAAAISAAAAAEANSSESPVTNTASSSTTLFPTPTPFDFEYDIMRDEAQQSSPNIHDVSKAFSDNASSSSPINESDKLLSTTALETSPAKGLRSNTRLHRSSIYVCKLCSQTFDELGKLVKHEMELHSSTERSRWGYQHKCAICNTSYRTLTLLKFHMKRHSNRKSQCKLCPKTFVTIAELERHTKAKHSKDKTLRCSLDGCRKTFAFKHHLVRHQNASHLSTRYICPVCNKEEQSSVHLKNHMSVHKGEITYKCPKCDRSYLRRGRLASHVVLIHNLHLTTEELDKISSQAKRQAEPNDLKDTMPRAHLGRRKDVGCAREENGEPTGADDNSK; encoded by the exons ATGGCGCTGAACAAGAGGAAGAGCCCGTACTCGGACGAAATTTCGGGCGCCGAAGTGGACTACAAGTTGTCATGTCGCTGCTGCTTGAAGACGAATGTGGAGTATCTCAAACTGGACTCGGTGGCGGTTGCGCGCAGTCTGGACCCGGCGGACGCTTCTGAGAAGATCCCGCTGCTCCGTTGCCTGCTCTTCTGCGTGAGCGCCGAGAATACGCCGGAGCTGCCGCAAAACATCTGCATCGAGTGCAGCAAAAGCCTGCAGATTGCTTACTACTTCCTTCAGAATGCCCTGCGTGCTCACGAGATCCTGTGCCGGAAGCTGTGTCCCAAGGTCTCAAGGAGACTGAATGGCACTTTGGCTCAAGAGTCAGCGCCTGCAGAG CCGGGGTCCGAGAGGACACAGCTCCTGAAAACAATGCGGCACGAGTGCCAGGTCTGCGGAGAAGTGGTTTACAATCGCCTGGAGCTCAAACAACACATTCGTCAGCATGCAG AGGGTCTGTCGTACAACTGCAAGCTGTGCAGTTTCACATCGTTGAAGCAACGAGTTTTGTTCGAGCACTATGTTACCATGCATAACATGCCCCTTAGCCAGGCAGAGGAGCACGTTAAATCAAAGCATTACCCAACGCCAAAAGAAGAAGAGCTCAAGGCGGTTTGTACGCTTGAGGACATGGAGTTGCTGATACCCACCGTACTAAGGCCGGAAGACTACGTTCAGCCGCAGCCTCATATAGATAACGAGCAACTGCAAGACATCGAGCAGCAGCTGGCCGTCAGCATGGGTGAACCCGCACCGGCAGTGGACACCCTGACCTCCACCCTTCCGCCCATGGATACGCCCAATGTTAGCATCGGCACTGAGTACCTCGTTCTACCCGATGGTTCGCTGCAACAGGTTAACGGAAGCG GCGTGGTCATCGAGTATATTGACGATAGCAAACCGAATAATTCGGCCAACGTCAATATAAGCCTACAAAATCTGCTGTCCAGCCAAAATGAACCAATGGACATCGATGTCAACGAATTAATCGTGGAGGATATGATGCCGCAGATAAAAA TCAAGGCAAAACCAGCCGCCAGCGGAACATCCATTTACAAGCACAAGTGCAAATTGTGTCCCAAAGCATTTTCCACTGTAGCGCGTCTAAAATCTCATCAGTTGACTCACAGCA ATCTGCCCAAATTTTACTGCGACCAATGCAATTTTTACTCACTGCGCAGCGCCGATCTTGTACAGCATTACAAGATGGTCCACCATCGGTTTGATGAAAATGGCAAGTTCGGAAAGGATCAGGCGCAAGTTACAGAGTCCCGCGTCTACTCGTGCGACATGTGTCTGTTTGAAACGTCCACCGTTAGCCAGTTGCGAATGCACTACAAGGAGCGGCACACGGTGCAACCCACGGAGGTGCAGCTGCGTCCAAGTTGGACGGGCGAGCCGGCAGCCAACCCTGCCCCAACAACACCGAGAGGCGTTGCCGCCAAGCAGCAGACTCCAGCTACGATATCAAATCACATCGACATCCCGTTGGGCATTAAAT ATCCCTCTGCTGTTGTGGAAACGCAAGCGCCAGTGCAGCAACCGGTACATCAACCAATGCTCAACCCAGTGAAGCAAATAGAGCCGGTGGCCACAACATCGACGACCATCACTGAATCGGGCGACATCAACGTAGTGGTAGATGCGACGCCGCTCTTCTATGCAGCAACCTCCAATTCCCTGATTGTGACGAACCCGGCGCCAGTGACAACGGTGGTGGAATCCACCGGAGAAGCCGGCAACCATGCATTTGGAATCTTTCCCGAAATCTCAGAGGGCAATTTGCCGGTAAACGAAGCCGTACAGCAGACACCAGCAAACATATCTGGCAATTCGATGTTTGGCGACATGCAGGACTTCATTGACAACACCGATGTGGCTGCCATATGCACAATTCCTGCGGATGATATGCCCGTTGTGGATGGTGATGACATCGTGATTGATAATAACAATATCAGTCTGGACTTTGATGCCGAGAATTTGTTCGAGGACTTCGAGGAGGAAGAGGACGCAGTGGGCGAGGAAGAAGACGACGTCGAGAACGATGACGAGAATGACAACAATGATGCTGCCACGGATCAAAATCTGCTGCTGACCAGCGACGATGATGATGTGGACGACTTTGATGACGAGCAGTCGAAGCATCTGCAGAAGCCCTACTGCATTTACTGCAATAAGAAGTTTACCAGCCAGTATAAATTCGAGAACCACATGTTTATTCACCGAG GCCTGGCCCCCTATCGCTGCGAGTTGTGCACCAACCTTTACAACATGAAGCGACTGCTGATCAGACACTACAAAACTGTGCACAAGAGAATGCCCACGAGGGACATGGTCCAGGCGAAGGGTGATAAGGTTTCCGTTGCCCGCACCAACATCGAAAATCTGTATCCTGGCAGGATAAAGA AACCAATGCTCATGTGCGCCAAGTGTCCGTTCGAGTGCGAATCAGATTCAGAGATGCGCAAGCATCTGAATGCCCACCATGGGATTAATGAAGGAG taTCCGAGCATGCAAACGAAGTGTTTATCATTCGCA AATTACCATTTGAATGCCCGCGCTGCATTCGGTCATTTGCTGCTAAGACCACCCTTAGTCGACACCTGCAGCGCAGTCATTTGGTGGACACAATTATAGAGATGCAAGTGCCGCAAAGCGAGGAAGCCACCACGACGACCATGGCCACATCATCGTTAACTTTATCTGGGCCAGAAAACCCGGTCATAGAGGATAGCCAGCATAATGAGATGATGCAGACGGATGTTGGGGCTGAGAAGATGACGACGGCTGCTTTaggcaatggcgatggcaatg AAGTAGCCGGCAAAGATGATGGATCAGGAGAACACGCGGAACCGGCGGTGCTAGAGGAAGAACTGGATCCCGTAACATTGGACGCAGCCACCGCGGTGACTacaacagcaatagcagcagcaatatcagcggcagctgcagcggaaGCGAATTCGTCAGAGTCACCCGTTACAAACACAGCTTCATCGTCAACTACTCTCTTTCCGACGCCCACACCGTTTGATTTTGAATACGACATAATGAGAGACGAAGCCCAGCAATCGTCGCCAAATATCCATGACGTCTCCAAAGCCTTTAGCGACAATGCCTCATCCAGCAGCCCAATTAATGAAAGCGACAAACTGCTGTCCACCACTGCCCTGGAAACTTCGCCAGCAAAGGGTTTACGCTCCAACACCCGTCTGCATCGCTCATCCATTTACGTGTGTAAGCTCTGTAGCCAAACATTTGACGAGCTGGGCAAGCTGGTCAAGCATGAAATGGAGCTACACTCCAGCACGGAACGATCTCGGTGGGGCTATCAGCACAAGTGTGCCATCTGCAATACATCGTATCGCACGCTCACGTTGCTCAAGTTCCACATGAAGCGACACAGCAATCGGAAATCACAGTGCAAGCTGTGTCCCAAAACCTTTGTAACAATCGCAGAGCTCGAGCGGCACACGAAGGCCAAGCACAGCAAGGATAAGACGCTTCGGTGCTCTTTGGATGGCTGCCGGAAGACTTTTGCCTTCAAACACCATTTGGTACGCCATCAAAATGCCTCACATTTGAGCACACGGTACATATGTCCCGTTTGCAATAAGGAGGAGCAGTCCAGTGTGCATTTGAAGAATCATATGAGCGTGCACAAAGGTGAGATAACCTACAAGTGCCCCAAGTGCGATCGCTCCTATTTGCGGCGTGGCAG ACTCGCAAGCCATGTTGTCCTAATCCATAACTTGCATCTCACCACCGAAGAGTTGGATAAAATCTCATCCCAGGCTAAGCGCCAGGCCGAACCTAACGATCTTAAAGACACGATGCCCCGGGCGCACCTGGGCCGTCGAAAGGATGTGGGTTGTGCAAGAGAAGAAAATGGGGAGCCCACAGGAGCTGATGATAATTCCAAGTAG